A region from the Methylocystis iwaonis genome encodes:
- a CDS encoding ShlB/FhaC/HecB family hemolysin secretion/activation protein, protein MRRVLQLASAIGALQTAFGSLSVAQAQEAGPFIPYTLGDAVRSAESARREAPPPHRPDIETPETAEPRFTMRDGATIFIRRITIDGPDLVGAQNIRDALERYENRKLTLGQIYEAADKITNLYRAKGYIVAKTYVPEQDARNGQLKLKVIPGRYGAVKVDNNSLVRTDYLQTMIDRALAGSPFIRKEELERAMLLNADLPGAGAPRISIAPGQQPETSDFIFSPPEDRQIEGYLLADNYGSPYTGRIRTSGAVTLNSPTGYGDRLSAFGIVSERGGLVNGRLAYAPPPAFGGLRGEVSVFETVYKLGGVYNNAQAWGEANGVAANLVYPLKRQRDESIYLFSNFTHKYLNDKVLGVSTAYRYIEVGTIGVNHDMFGSFLDLPYVTNASLSGSFGFVRFPNTEERRANQAGIGTAGSYGRINLSVNGTLAITPLVSASLAFRAQKAIGRNLDSSEKLSLTGYFGVRSFDEGMAGDSGFVTTPEVRYALPTIERYQHSIGAFSDIGVVWLENPSYTITQKACSPLNDVGAGYYGSYDLPSFDEASPLRTLFLKAQVAHSLGWNEIAPSYNRYTKGLFQVGVTF, encoded by the coding sequence ATGAGAAGAGTTCTTCAGCTTGCAAGCGCCATTGGCGCACTCCAGACCGCCTTTGGCTCCCTCTCGGTCGCACAAGCGCAGGAGGCCGGCCCCTTCATTCCCTATACGCTCGGCGACGCGGTGCGCTCGGCTGAATCCGCCCGGCGCGAGGCCCCGCCGCCCCATCGGCCGGACATCGAGACGCCCGAGACCGCAGAGCCTCGTTTCACCATGCGGGACGGCGCCACGATCTTTATTCGGCGCATTACGATCGACGGTCCCGATCTGGTGGGCGCGCAGAATATTCGCGACGCCCTGGAGCGCTATGAAAATCGCAAATTGACGCTTGGACAGATTTACGAAGCCGCAGACAAAATCACCAATCTCTACAGGGCCAAGGGATATATCGTCGCAAAAACCTACGTGCCGGAGCAGGACGCGCGCAATGGCCAATTGAAATTGAAAGTGATCCCCGGCCGCTATGGCGCGGTCAAAGTCGACAACAACTCGCTGGTGCGAACCGATTATCTGCAAACCATGATCGATCGCGCGCTAGCCGGGTCGCCTTTCATTCGCAAGGAAGAACTCGAACGGGCGATGCTGCTGAACGCCGACCTCCCTGGCGCCGGCGCGCCGCGGATTTCGATTGCCCCGGGACAACAGCCGGAAACCTCCGACTTTATCTTCAGCCCGCCGGAGGACCGCCAGATCGAAGGCTACCTTCTTGCCGATAATTACGGTTCTCCTTACACAGGGCGAATCCGAACCAGCGGCGCTGTCACGCTGAATTCGCCAACGGGATATGGCGATCGATTATCGGCTTTCGGCATCGTGTCGGAACGCGGAGGATTGGTGAACGGGCGGCTGGCCTATGCGCCGCCGCCGGCCTTTGGCGGCCTGCGCGGCGAAGTCAGCGTTTTCGAGACAGTCTATAAGCTCGGCGGCGTTTACAACAATGCGCAGGCCTGGGGCGAAGCGAATGGCGTCGCGGCGAATCTCGTTTATCCGCTCAAGCGCCAGAGGGACGAGAGCATTTATCTATTCTCGAACTTCACGCACAAATATCTTAACGACAAGGTGCTCGGCGTCTCGACGGCCTACCGCTACATCGAGGTTGGGACGATCGGCGTCAATCATGACATGTTCGGCTCCTTTCTCGACTTGCCCTATGTGACCAACGCGTCGCTCTCGGGTTCTTTCGGCTTCGTGCGTTTCCCCAACACCGAGGAGCGCCGCGCCAATCAGGCTGGCATCGGCACGGCGGGCTCCTATGGTCGCATAAATCTCAGCGTCAACGGCACGCTGGCGATAACGCCGCTTGTATCGGCGTCCCTCGCGTTTCGGGCGCAAAAAGCCATCGGCCGGAATCTTGATTCCAGCGAGAAACTGAGCTTGACCGGCTATTTCGGCGTCAGATCTTTCGACGAAGGCATGGCGGGAGACAGCGGTTTCGTCACCACACCCGAGGTCAGATATGCTTTGCCGACGATCGAGCGCTACCAACACTCGATCGGAGCCTTCTCGGATATTGGCGTGGTATGGCTCGAAAACCCATCCTACACGATCACGCAGAAGGCCTGTTCGCCGTTGAACGACGTCGGAGCCGGCTATTACGGCTCATATGATTTGCCGAGCTTCGATGAAGCCTCGCCCCTGCGCACTCTGTTTTTGAAGGCGCAGGTCGCGCATTCCCTTGGCTGGAACGAGATCGCGCCCAGCTACAACAGATACACAAAAGGCTTGTTTCAAGTTGGCGTGACCTTCTGA
- a CDS encoding filamentous hemagglutinin N-terminal domain-containing protein produces MLFSTAAACALTTAPHAALANPLDGQVVSGQVDIASAGNLMTINQYTLAAIVNWRSFSIAPGEIVNFNQPTPYSTILNRVVGNERSVIEGAMHANGQVFIVNSAGILFSKDAQVNVGGLVASTLDISNADFNAGKYVFAGSSKESVINQGAITANPGGYVALLGNNVSNEGVIEATLGTVALASGDNVTLNFGGNSLVDVTVNKGTLNALVENKGVIKADGGRVVLTARAADALLSAQVNNTGVIQARTMAGLMGGPSRTGVIKLAAIGGKVRVSGRLDASAPQGGNGGKIVTKGNKVTVAPDADVTTSAPSGRAGDWIIKSHGFTIGQNGDIGGTQLATLLGLNNVTIRSVGTGSEGDISVSDAVAWSASTNLTLDAARNIDIASSLTATGASANLALQFGGDYVFKNAASAISLTGQNAGLTINGQSYQLINTIAELAALADNPDAVASGFYALNGDIDAGSRVFGGPVIYTLSGTLAGMGHSIRNLTIADDSGNNPNALIGTANDSAVVRDLTLVNTNVLVGLADPRAAGNAAALVSWNQGLISNSYAYGGYISGSSRVGGLVSSNFGSIINSGTDISVAGRDSIGGLVANNFMFGIINNSFANGFIFAGSPSTTFGGLVNAGDAGGLVGINAGAISDSRANVAITTYNAQHIGGLVGYNMNFGFGLPGGEIKNSSATGWINATWQYPLGGDSHTAIGGLVGYNWGGVISDGFAKVDITLNSIAGSPFPISAVGGLVGVNDFALDETGGVITRSVSLSNIYNDGWVNNIGGLVGVALAGSITDNYAAGQVTSGVDVFSLGAGGLVGGTGGVATFSGNSWDIAATGQTSGFAGLPAQQPTSGATGLGDPNSAPPWAIATPGSPTISTQVALNAEQLGTVISTTNTARQAASPPSRGMAAAGVAAVSSMASPALDSQVDIKETPREAPSQSTSRAPARVSSLGSGARAASRGSAAAEDARAHRQAGPQTAAKPAASKPKAADYGAAIQSIEVDGKRFNLQDRAPGAPDKPAQQR; encoded by the coding sequence CGCTCCTCACGCCGCTCTTGCCAATCCTCTCGACGGGCAAGTCGTATCAGGGCAGGTCGATATTGCCTCTGCGGGCAATCTGATGACCATCAATCAGTATACGCTCGCCGCGATCGTCAATTGGCGCAGCTTCTCCATCGCGCCCGGCGAGATCGTGAACTTCAATCAACCCACGCCCTATTCGACAATTCTCAATCGTGTGGTGGGCAACGAAAGAAGCGTCATCGAAGGCGCAATGCACGCTAACGGCCAGGTCTTCATCGTCAATTCCGCAGGGATTCTTTTTTCGAAGGACGCACAGGTCAATGTCGGCGGACTCGTCGCCTCGACGCTCGACATTTCCAACGCCGACTTCAATGCCGGCAAATATGTCTTCGCCGGTAGCTCCAAGGAATCGGTCATCAATCAGGGGGCGATCACCGCCAATCCGGGCGGCTATGTCGCGCTGCTTGGAAACAACGTCTCGAACGAGGGTGTGATCGAAGCGACGCTCGGAACAGTGGCCCTCGCTTCGGGCGATAATGTCACACTCAATTTTGGCGGCAATTCGCTTGTGGACGTCACAGTCAACAAAGGGACGTTGAACGCGCTTGTCGAAAACAAGGGCGTCATCAAAGCCGACGGCGGGCGCGTCGTGCTCACCGCGCGCGCCGCGGACGCTTTGCTCTCCGCGCAGGTCAACAACACCGGGGTGATTCAGGCGCGTACGATGGCGGGCCTCATGGGCGGGCCGTCGCGCACCGGCGTCATCAAGCTTGCCGCGATCGGCGGGAAGGTTCGCGTCAGCGGTCGCCTGGACGCCTCGGCGCCACAGGGCGGCAATGGCGGAAAGATCGTGACCAAGGGCAACAAAGTAACGGTTGCGCCAGACGCCGACGTCACGACGAGCGCGCCATCGGGCCGGGCCGGGGATTGGATCATCAAATCGCACGGGTTCACGATCGGACAGAATGGCGACATCGGCGGAACGCAGCTCGCGACCCTGTTGGGGCTGAATAATGTTACGATTCGTTCCGTCGGCACGGGAAGTGAGGGAGACATCAGCGTCTCGGACGCCGTCGCATGGTCGGCCTCGACAAATCTCACGTTAGACGCCGCGAGAAACATCGACATCGCCTCGTCGCTCACGGCGACAGGCGCTTCAGCAAATCTCGCGCTGCAATTTGGCGGAGATTATGTTTTCAAAAACGCCGCTAGCGCCATTTCGCTCACCGGGCAGAACGCCGGGCTGACGATTAATGGGCAATCATACCAGTTGATCAACACAATCGCCGAGCTGGCGGCCTTGGCGGATAATCCGGACGCCGTTGCGTCAGGGTTCTATGCGCTCAATGGCGACATCGACGCGGGAAGCAGAGTTTTCGGCGGGCCTGTGATTTACACGCTGAGCGGCACGCTTGCCGGGATGGGCCATTCGATCCGCAATCTGACAATCGCCGATGATAGCGGCAACAATCCCAACGCTTTAATCGGGACGGCCAACGACTCGGCGGTGGTACGTGATCTGACGCTCGTCAATACCAATGTCCTAGTTGGCCTTGCAGACCCGCGAGCCGCCGGCAATGCGGCCGCGCTCGTCTCTTGGAACCAGGGCCTGATCAGCAATTCCTACGCCTACGGCGGATATATTTCGGGTTCGTCCCGCGTCGGTGGACTGGTCTCTTCGAATTTCGGTTCTATCATCAATTCCGGAACGGATATCTCCGTTGCCGGAAGGGATTCTATCGGCGGTTTGGTCGCCAACAATTTCATGTTCGGCATTATCAATAATTCTTTCGCAAACGGATTTATTTTCGCGGGCTCGCCTTCGACCACATTTGGGGGGTTGGTCAATGCAGGAGACGCGGGCGGCCTCGTTGGCATCAACGCCGGCGCCATCTCGGATTCGCGCGCTAATGTCGCGATAACGACCTATAACGCCCAACACATCGGCGGGCTCGTCGGATACAACATGAACTTCGGTTTTGGGTTGCCGGGCGGCGAAATCAAAAACTCGTCGGCAACCGGTTGGATAAACGCAACCTGGCAATACCCGCTTGGCGGCGACTCGCATACCGCTATCGGGGGGCTGGTCGGGTACAACTGGGGCGGCGTTATTAGCGACGGCTTCGCAAAAGTCGATATTACTCTGAATAGTATTGCTGGATCGCCTTTCCCTATCAGCGCCGTAGGCGGGCTCGTCGGCGTAAATGATTTCGCCCTAGACGAGACTGGCGGCGTCATCACCAGATCAGTTTCGCTGTCCAATATCTACAACGACGGATGGGTCAATAACATTGGCGGGCTCGTTGGAGTTGCACTCGCCGGCTCCATTACCGACAATTACGCTGCGGGACAGGTCACGTCCGGCGTAGATGTCTTTTCCCTCGGCGCCGGCGGCTTGGTCGGAGGCACGGGGGGAGTTGCGACTTTCAGCGGCAATAGCTGGGATATCGCCGCCACCGGGCAGACCTCTGGCTTCGCAGGACTCCCCGCGCAGCAGCCGACTTCCGGCGCCACCGGGCTCGGCGATCCCAATTCCGCGCCGCCCTGGGCGATTGCAACGCCCGGCTCTCCGACCATATCGACTCAGGTCGCGCTCAACGCCGAGCAGCTCGGAACCGTCATCTCGACGACGAATACTGCGCGGCAGGCGGCCTCGCCCCCTTCCCGCGGGATGGCCGCCGCCGGCGTCGCCGCCGTCAGCTCGATGGCGTCTCCCGCATTGGATAGCCAAGTCGACATCAAGGAAACGCCGCGCGAGGCGCCGTCGCAATCGACGTCACGCGCGCCCGCGAGAGTCTCGTCGCTCGGTAGCGGCGCGAGAGCCGCGTCACGTGGATCCGCCGCCGCGGAAGACGCGCGGGCGCATCGACAGGCGGGTCCGCAAACGGCGGCGAAACCGGCCGCATCGAAGCCGAAGGCCGCCGATTACGGCGCAGCGATCCAGAGCATCGAAGTCGACGGCAAGCGGTTCAATCTCCAGGACCGCGCCCCCGGCGCCCCGGACAAGCCCGCGCAGCAGCGTTAA